Proteins encoded together in one Acholeplasma hippikon window:
- a CDS encoding tyrosine-type recombinase/integrase → MTIKELTEKHLNKIALELSKGTYEHYKSHYQHLVSWCEKNEVINVEDLTESKLTKYIFEMKEVCSNRTINMRIGNLQRCYRAFGIEFEYLQRIPKLKQRLVTYDYIELADIRRMRKYFYSLPMTERNIYEAAVFLILMETGCRRTELINIEKKNIDFEYNLIKFTKTKTFEDRIVPFKEKTAPIIQELCKMNTDKYLFVNPNTNKQMTKSDLENLMRKYKRKFNFEKFHAHMFRHSFATIMIDSGVDRKTLQRMTGHSDGKSLDRYIHIRQSKIMSDYKDKFLID, encoded by the coding sequence ATGACAATCAAAGAATTAACTGAAAAACATTTGAATAAAATTGCTTTAGAACTATCTAAAGGAACATATGAACACTATAAGTCACACTATCAACATCTAGTATCTTGGTGCGAAAAAAATGAAGTTATTAATGTTGAAGATCTAACAGAATCAAAACTTACAAAATATATTTTTGAAATGAAAGAAGTTTGTAGCAATAGAACTATAAACATGAGAATAGGAAATCTTCAGAGATGTTATAGGGCGTTTGGAATAGAATTTGAATATTTGCAAAGAATACCTAAACTAAAACAGAGATTAGTTACATATGATTATATTGAGCTTGCTGATATAAGGAGAATGAGAAAATATTTCTATTCTTTACCTATGACCGAGAGAAATATATATGAAGCTGCAGTGTTTTTAATTTTAATGGAAACGGGCTGTAGAAGAACAGAGCTTATTAATATTGAAAAGAAGAATATTGATTTCGAATATAATTTAATTAAATTTACAAAAACAAAAACATTTGAAGATAGAATTGTTCCGTTTAAAGAAAAAACAGCTCCAATTATTCAAGAGCTGTGTAAAATGAATACTGATAAATATTTATTTGTAAATCCAAATACAAATAAACAAATGACTAAATCAGATTTAGAAAATTTGATGAGGAAATACAAAAGAAAATTTAATTTTGAAAAATTTCATGCACATATGTTTAGGCACAGTTTTGCAACAATAATGATTGACTCTGGTGTTGATAGAAAGACCTTGCAAAGAATGACTGGACATAGTGATGGGAAGTCGTTAGACAGGTATATACATATCAGACAAAGTAAAATTATGTCAGATTACAAAGATAAGTTTTTAATTGATTAA
- a CDS encoding DnaD domain protein: MMKRNLSLRIRQTQLLKFKPKPTNVFPIQSYDDYVYHQFLNTKDIEYFSNEKNFIHILENFSLNLTIYNKKNAIDFFMEYYYGSILPIEPGIMNCVLFYTLMSKNGHFTNKTYLSKVIENWYSIGIDTTVKAYFHMMYEISYKKNKSLHLNSLRYFRSKYNYSSMDVANFLNVPESVYLQMERNTLPLNSTQIINLCNLFKCSADDLLFYSKIFEKITVNWDV; this comes from the coding sequence ATGATGAAGCGTAATCTTTCCTTAAGAATCCGCCAAACTCAACTACTTAAATTTAAACCCAAACCAACTAATGTTTTTCCTATTCAAAGTTATGATGATTATGTATATCATCAATTTTTGAATACTAAAGATATAGAATACTTTTCTAACGAAAAAAACTTCATTCACATATTAGAAAACTTTTCACTAAATTTAACTATCTATAATAAAAAAAATGCAATAGATTTTTTCATGGAATATTATTATGGATCAATATTGCCTATTGAACCAGGAATTATGAACTGTGTCCTTTTCTATACTCTTATGAGTAAAAATGGTCATTTCACAAATAAAACTTATTTAAGTAAAGTAATAGAAAATTGGTATAGTATTGGAATTGATACAACAGTCAAAGCCTATTTCCACATGATGTATGAAATCAGTTATAAAAAGAATAAATCATTACACCTTAACTCACTTAGATATTTTAGATCTAAATATAATTATTCATCTATGGATGTTGCAAATTTTTTAAATGTTCCTGAGTCAGTTTATCTTCAAATGGAAAGGAATACGCTTCCGTTGAACTCCACACAAATAATCAACCTATGTAACTTGTTTAAATGCTCAGCCGATGATTTGCTTTTCTATTCAAAGATATTTGAAAAAATTACAGTTAATTGGGATGTTTAA
- a CDS encoding helix-turn-helix transcriptional regulator — MELPKLKEFREAAKLSQRDIAKLLDMTQANYWALEKGKSIANAKQILQLCDLFKCTPNDLFGIRGIYEVATKGWDDDEA; from the coding sequence ATGGAATTACCTAAACTGAAGGAATTTAGAGAGGCCGCTAAGTTAAGTCAACGAGATATTGCTAAATTACTAGATATGACACAAGCAAACTATTGGGCTTTGGAGAAAGGCAAATCAATAGCTAATGCAAAGCAAATCCTACAATTATGTGATTTGTTCAAATGCACTCCAAATGATTTATTTGGAATTCGCGGAATATATGAAGTCGCAACTAAAGGATGGGATGATGATGAAGCGTAA
- a CDS encoding helix-turn-helix domain-containing protein, producing MRKNKRLSYEEKLLICTIYEKGEGSLRQLASQFGVSKSAIEVLIFKYSKFGAEALRMQGMNQSYTETLKNEVVESYRNGAGSYYDLALKYGIRNPSLIARWVLGYNNIKTTHSESGGIDIMGRKTTLDERVKIVEYLIQNEFDYQGTSLKFEVSYQQVYTWYKKYQVFGVDGLSDKRGRKKQPDELSELEKLRRENERLKKELYLSEAAKKVFKKKQELEAKSHLTRLETKKHMKQ from the coding sequence TTGAGAAAAAACAAACGATTAAGTTATGAAGAAAAATTACTTATTTGCACGATATATGAGAAAGGCGAAGGGTCACTTAGACAGTTAGCAAGTCAGTTTGGCGTAAGCAAAAGCGCAATAGAGGTACTGATTTTCAAATATAGTAAGTTTGGTGCTGAAGCATTACGTATGCAAGGTATGAATCAAAGTTATACTGAAACATTAAAAAATGAAGTTGTTGAATCATATAGGAATGGTGCTGGAAGTTATTATGATTTAGCCCTAAAATATGGAATTCGTAATCCGTCATTAATAGCAAGATGGGTATTAGGGTATAATAATATCAAAACTACACATAGTGAATCAGGTGGTATCGATATTATGGGACGTAAAACAACATTAGATGAAAGAGTTAAAATTGTAGAATACTTAATTCAAAATGAGTTTGATTATCAAGGTACCTCCTTGAAGTTTGAAGTAAGCTACCAACAAGTATACACTTGGTACAAAAAGTACCAAGTTTTTGGTGTTGATGGACTTAGTGACAAGCGTGGTCGAAAAAAACAACCTGATGAATTATCAGAACTTGAAAAATTAAGACGTGAGAATGAACGCCTAAAAAAAGAATTATATTTAAGTGAGGCAGCCAAGAAAGTCTTCAAAAAAAAACAAGAGTTGGAGGCCAAATCCCACTTAACAAGATTAGAAACCAAGAAACATATGAAACAATAG
- a CDS encoding IS3 family transposase encodes MAYFKDVYDIKWLCELLGIPRSAYYKWSNRIKPSYETKNEEMLEVIQTYYKHFNKKYGYRRIRDNINKYTGKNHSENYIYRLMRAYNLKSIIRRKRPGFLKTKPEQVGQNILNREFSASNPNEKWLSDVTEFKYGYSGQKLYLCAILDVYDKSVVSYHIHHRNDNHLVFTTFNKAVKKNPGAQPMFHSDRGFQYTSRSFKNLLDKHNMVQSMSRVGKCIDNGPIENLWGIIKSEMYYLETFDSSEKLTKAIKDYIKFYNQERIQRKLKSHTPLEYRYMAI; translated from the coding sequence ATAGCTTATTTTAAAGATGTTTACGATATTAAATGGCTCTGTGAACTGTTAGGTATACCGCGATCTGCATATTATAAATGGTCAAACAGAATTAAACCATCCTATGAAACAAAGAATGAAGAAATGCTAGAAGTTATACAAACCTACTATAAACATTTCAATAAAAAATACGGTTATAGACGTATTAGAGATAACATCAATAAATATACTGGAAAAAATCATTCAGAAAACTACATTTATCGTTTAATGCGAGCCTACAATTTAAAATCTATTATCCGTCGTAAACGTCCAGGTTTCTTGAAGACTAAACCTGAACAAGTTGGACAAAACATATTAAATAGAGAATTTAGTGCATCCAATCCAAATGAGAAATGGTTAAGTGATGTTACAGAATTTAAATATGGATACAGTGGTCAAAAGCTTTACTTATGTGCGATATTAGACGTATATGATAAGAGTGTAGTTTCTTATCATATACATCATAGAAATGATAATCATCTCGTTTTTACAACCTTTAATAAGGCAGTGAAAAAGAATCCTGGTGCTCAACCAATGTTTCATAGTGACAGGGGATTTCAATACACGAGCAGATCATTTAAGAATCTATTAGATAAACACAATATGGTGCAAAGTATGTCTAGAGTAGGTAAGTGTATTGATAATGGACCAATCGAGAACTTATGGGGCATCATCAAATCTGAAATGTATTATTTAGAAACGTTTGATTCATCAGAAAAACTCACAAAAGCAATTAAAGATTACATTAAGTTCTATAATCAAGAAAGAATACAACGTAAATTAAAAAGCCATACACCTTTAGAATATAGGTATATGGCCATTTAA
- a CDS encoding helix-turn-helix domain-containing protein: MDNNERGNHLRKLRNEHNLTQEALASRLGFESRTAIVNMENGKEISSDVILGLCEIYKVDPNTILMYQSNNQNSLTKEQSKKEVIVYNPRTHISYFSLIFIILLTIPLFIYYIDKELTLKYLAGLIVLIPIGLFTFFTDAYKEKKKSSLTLQIPIINKVKYKHELNEKEYIKQINFFKKTRVMFLFMSVFLNFISIGIIGLTDVMSDVMLGVISLSSIISIIITTLSLGDFNKEVTVSYKAFKTPVKKSLLSILIEVGLYFLTMFSLTVSELNIDFSLFLFVVFLYLTMIMRYVDLLSYAKFSKMYKTIEVDHNDMTKQVIKFDVQQKQIVSIKNKSKK, encoded by the coding sequence ATGGATAACAACGAACGTGGTAATCATTTAAGAAAATTAAGAAATGAACATAACTTAACACAGGAAGCATTAGCATCTCGTTTAGGATTTGAATCACGAACTGCTATTGTGAATATGGAAAACGGAAAAGAAATAAGTAGTGATGTCATCTTAGGGTTGTGTGAAATTTATAAGGTTGATCCTAATACAATCTTGATGTATCAATCAAATAATCAAAATTCATTAACAAAAGAACAATCTAAAAAAGAAGTTATTGTTTATAATCCAAGAACACATATAAGTTATTTTAGTTTAATATTTATTATTTTATTAACAATTCCTCTATTTATATATTATATAGATAAGGAGTTAACGCTAAAGTATTTAGCTGGATTAATTGTCCTTATTCCAATTGGACTATTCACCTTTTTTACTGATGCGTATAAAGAAAAGAAGAAAAGTTCTCTTACACTTCAAATCCCTATTATAAATAAAGTTAAATATAAACATGAGTTAAACGAAAAGGAATATATAAAACAGATAAATTTCTTTAAAAAAACAAGAGTAATGTTCTTATTTATGTCAGTATTCTTAAATTTTATTTCAATTGGGATTATAGGTTTAACAGATGTAATGAGTGATGTGATGCTTGGTGTGATTAGTTTATCTTCAATAATTTCAATTATTATAACTACACTATCATTAGGAGACTTTAATAAAGAAGTAACTGTAAGCTATAAAGCATTCAAAACACCAGTCAAAAAATCATTATTATCAATTCTAATTGAAGTTGGATTATATTTCTTAACAATGTTTAGTTTGACAGTAAGTGAATTAAATATCGATTTTTCGTTATTCTTGTTTGTTGTTTTCTTATACTTAACCATGATTATGCGATATGTGGACTTATTAAGTTATGCTAAATTCAGCAAAATGTATAAAACAATAGAAGTTGATCACAATGACATGACTAAACAAGTGATTAAGTTTGATGTCCAGCAAAAACAAATTGTTTCTATTAAAAACAAATCAAAAAAATAA
- a CDS encoding nuclease-related domain-containing protein, with product MAKKKKKNNGELLYETISVIIVFIVTLTIKTISIIYDAITIYTSGYKQKSQKGFFKTYFDKGNYGEFKLYKKAVRQFGKPNVLTNIYLSHTTTDTTEIDVLAISKEGIYVFEMKNYNGYIFGSKNDENWTQVFHKNAKHKFYNPLRQNYAHTKALQNYLEIDDSKVIPVVVFSNYAKLSKINITDKEQVIQLKNLNRLIRKTRKVKTNVLSLEEKESYLKKLIERSCMPDEVKQKHIEQVNDLKIQK from the coding sequence ATGGCAAAGAAGAAAAAGAAAAATAACGGAGAATTGCTTTATGAAACGATAAGTGTCATTATTGTATTTATAGTTACATTAACAATAAAAACTATTTCAATTATTTACGATGCAATAACAATTTATACGTCAGGTTATAAACAAAAATCTCAAAAAGGATTCTTCAAAACATACTTTGATAAAGGTAATTACGGAGAATTTAAATTATATAAAAAAGCTGTTAGACAATTCGGCAAACCAAATGTTTTAACAAATATTTATCTATCCCATACAACAACAGATACAACTGAAATAGATGTACTTGCTATTAGTAAAGAAGGTATCTATGTATTTGAAATGAAAAATTATAATGGATATATCTTTGGATCTAAAAATGATGAAAATTGGACGCAAGTATTCCACAAAAATGCTAAACATAAATTCTATAATCCACTTAGACAAAATTATGCGCATACAAAAGCACTTCAAAATTATTTAGAAATTGATGATTCTAAAGTTATTCCAGTTGTTGTTTTTTCTAACTACGCTAAATTAAGTAAGATTAATATAACAGACAAAGAACAAGTCATTCAATTAAAGAATTTGAATAGACTTATCAGAAAAACAAGAAAAGTTAAAACTAATGTTTTATCTTTAGAAGAGAAGGAAAGTTATTTAAAAAAACTTATCGAACGCTCTTGTATGCCAGATGAAGTAAAACAAAAACATATTGAACAAGTAAATGATTTAAAAATTCAAAAATAA
- a CDS encoding cohesin domain-containing protein: MNKYIKVLFFAFICILLAPNISALEDNSKINVSDYQFYQSTYSTIYISSELKDISALELEIYYDSSIMEIQSTWSNLSNYTTNINVEGQIKFAFLASEGISGYQDLLMINIRIKDGAALGSYPFSVYVGDAYHSDLSKAFVEGKTSRISIIEYVSQPGSIYFYGGISRNPIPYEEEFYITLYTSNAYNLATGTFNIFYNEENLELLEIELTENFGNDVIKTINHNKGFSSISFVDADGINYYSQILIVRFKNISTRPVSDSIRIEPKNLYNADLQKLNASSQSWNLNLSGEPQQIKNKIMMNSVSGTTDDEIKVKVSISENTMLAAGDFVISYDKDIFKVKGIQVSEDIEKTKSILETHVEIDKGTVKFSFINMEGLIEAIDLLEIEFEIIRNDNDINSTISISTSGTVDKTFNHISFNYENSTISLDKYYLVRYFDYLGNIVSEQRIRRGNDGIEPEAIERAHYYFTGYSKSRYYVLNDMDIYPVYQAIAYRITYDTYVRNALYYYTIETGMYVLPELEWDGVTYLGWKYNNEIYKEINLSEILSDIYLEVVYVQGENTLVQFSTDDIESETVTYIGVDGKSNFKDGKFIVQFDRFKLNVKEMKATEEALNAGFEVTFEKYNYNGEIIFTVTGVKGITEDIYLATIIFEAVNTEDNILIYLSVTPTQVKDHKGNKIGLQAFYTSFDLGKYYTVTYYDFYGHKIYEEQVKKYNYISIPTPEDIPGYNFVGYSKEYIPVVEDMDIYPIYEARRYSIGYSDYLPGALYEYTIETGNYVLPSVDWERYDYIGWRYNGEIYREINLSEILDYIYFELVMMPSQTIVLDVNAFDPMENITVTIGANKASLLKEATYEVRFDSKVLTFNKIKLTDTANNLNYELFAIELLENGILTFKVRGEEVSDVDINLVEITFMSNEPNPLTSYIVVSASQVYNSSGNRIKQLSKTQIFSTYPFYTVRYFDYEGNVISEQRIKEYNHAIEPEIPQRPGHLFIGFTHSPYNITSNLDIYPIYSMESYRIEYSHSVNNAKYTFTNEEGIYELPQVNMPGYTYMGWKYKDVIYKKIDLSKIYEDIFFELVIFENKKISIVTENEGLDNDIKTIIHLDAASNIAAADFIVKYDKNKLSVKSIKILSGVDETNSLIMTHNIYDQGEIKFSFINQEGLKEALDMIEIIFEAINKEEELTTLISIEGSGIVDKDFYPINLIYMNEEIKVFKFYTVKYFDYLGNLISTQMIRKSNDSIEPEIDTRMGYNFIGFSEETTNINKNLEIYPIYSAIEYKIIYSETPKNALTTYTILTDDYVIPGLEKEGHTFIGWKYNGEFVEKLNLSEILSDISLELVLEVNTYEITFEYDGIIETHQVVYGMPIIYPNLESELYAYLWDIDYKIMPAMNLYTKATYVIKEPEVDLKDHYNLIYGEELIIKPEIIAPYQGVEVAYYWINHLNEMMIKDEIIIKEVNESGIYKLVLNVQYGDENTTYVREFEVEVKPKIISISLEQNSFVYSGNEINLDYRVYDNFSKELVIIKPYSIIDSGNYLVEFELNELIKNNYVLDNNLIEVIVHKAEQSINLSDFSFEIGSYEIRLNADKAFAYSLNNVSFVAKEIIDNLVEFTTYQVHLKFIETNNYLESESILVTLTTTVDGIKLINEMNQINDIKLSDFDKLKDFNRRIVGVKDGSYEGAKARLDELIHLYNNLVLDINNEYKETRQNGFAYAYIGLSALTMLAAPIIWRRGRKQ, from the coding sequence ATGAATAAATATATAAAAGTGTTATTTTTCGCTTTTATTTGTATCCTTTTGGCTCCCAATATTTCAGCTTTAGAAGATAATTCAAAGATAAATGTATCGGATTATCAATTTTATCAGTCAACTTATTCAACAATTTATATATCATCAGAGTTAAAAGATATATCAGCGTTGGAATTAGAAATCTATTATGATTCATCAATTATGGAGATTCAGTCTACGTGGTCGAATCTCTCGAATTATACCACTAACATAAATGTTGAGGGTCAGATTAAATTTGCATTTCTCGCTAGTGAGGGGATTAGCGGGTATCAAGACTTATTAATGATAAATATACGTATTAAAGATGGGGCAGCTCTAGGTAGTTACCCTTTTAGTGTTTATGTAGGGGATGCATATCACTCTGATTTAAGTAAGGCGTTCGTTGAAGGGAAAACATCACGAATATCAATTATTGAATATGTTTCGCAGCCAGGTAGCATTTATTTTTATGGTGGAATATCTAGAAATCCAATTCCTTATGAAGAAGAGTTTTACATTACACTATATACCTCTAATGCATACAATTTAGCAACAGGTACTTTTAATATTTTCTATAATGAAGAAAACCTAGAGCTACTAGAAATAGAACTAACAGAGAACTTCGGTAATGATGTGATTAAAACAATCAATCATAATAAAGGATTTAGTTCGATTAGTTTTGTTGATGCAGATGGCATAAATTACTACTCGCAAATTCTTATAGTTCGATTTAAAAATATATCAACGAGACCTGTTTCAGATTCAATTAGAATCGAACCTAAAAATTTATATAATGCAGACTTGCAAAAATTGAACGCAAGCTCTCAAAGTTGGAATCTTAATTTATCTGGGGAACCCCAACAAATAAAGAATAAAATTATGATGAACTCTGTATCAGGTACAACAGATGATGAAATTAAAGTTAAAGTATCGATATCGGAAAATACGATGCTTGCTGCTGGTGACTTTGTTATTAGTTATGATAAAGACATTTTTAAAGTAAAAGGTATTCAAGTATCCGAAGATATTGAAAAAACAAAGTCTATTTTAGAAACACACGTTGAAATAGATAAGGGAACTGTTAAATTTTCATTTATTAATATGGAAGGTCTAATAGAAGCAATTGATCTATTAGAAATAGAATTTGAAATTATTCGTAATGATAATGATATCAACAGTACAATTTCCATTTCCACTAGTGGCACCGTAGATAAAACATTTAATCATATATCATTTAATTATGAAAATTCTACAATTAGTTTAGATAAATATTATCTTGTTCGATATTTTGATTATCTAGGAAACATTGTCTCAGAACAAAGAATAAGAAGAGGAAATGATGGAATAGAACCTGAGGCGATTGAAAGAGCACATTATTATTTCACTGGTTATTCCAAATCACGTTATTATGTTTTAAATGACATGGATATTTATCCAGTTTATCAAGCAATAGCATATAGAATTACATACGATACTTATGTAAGAAATGCACTTTACTATTACACAATTGAAACTGGAATGTATGTCTTACCTGAATTAGAGTGGGATGGGGTTACATATCTTGGTTGGAAATATAACAATGAAATTTATAAAGAAATAAACCTAAGTGAAATTTTATCTGACATTTATTTAGAAGTCGTGTATGTTCAAGGAGAAAACACACTAGTTCAATTTAGCACAGATGATATTGAAAGTGAAACAGTCACCTATATTGGTGTTGATGGAAAATCAAACTTTAAAGACGGTAAGTTTATTGTGCAGTTTGACCGCTTTAAATTAAATGTTAAAGAGATGAAGGCAACAGAAGAAGCTTTAAATGCTGGGTTTGAAGTTACTTTTGAAAAATACAATTATAACGGTGAAATTATTTTTACTGTTACAGGTGTAAAAGGTATAACTGAAGATATTTACTTAGCAACCATTATTTTTGAAGCAGTAAATACTGAGGATAATATATTGATTTATTTAAGTGTTACACCAACACAAGTAAAAGATCACAAGGGAAATAAAATCGGTTTACAAGCGTTTTATACGTCTTTTGATTTAGGCAAATATTATACGGTCACTTATTATGATTTTTATGGACATAAGATATATGAAGAACAGGTGAAAAAGTACAATTATATATCAATACCAACACCTGAAGATATTCCAGGATATAACTTCGTAGGGTATTCTAAGGAGTATATTCCTGTTGTAGAAGATATGGATATCTATCCAATATATGAAGCGAGAAGATATTCTATTGGGTATTCAGATTATCTACCAGGAGCTTTATACGAATACACAATTGAGACAGGAAATTATGTGTTACCAAGTGTGGATTGGGAAAGATATGACTATATTGGCTGGAGATATAATGGAGAAATTTATAGAGAGATAAATTTAAGTGAAATTCTAGATTATATTTATTTTGAACTAGTGATGATGCCTAGCCAAACAATTGTTTTAGATGTGAATGCATTCGATCCGATGGAAAATATTACAGTTACTATTGGAGCAAATAAAGCATCTTTACTTAAAGAAGCAACCTATGAGGTGAGATTTGATTCAAAAGTATTAACATTTAATAAAATCAAGTTAACTGATACAGCAAACAATTTAAATTATGAATTATTCGCAATTGAATTGTTAGAAAATGGAATATTAACATTTAAGGTTCGAGGTGAGGAAGTCAGTGATGTTGACATAAATTTAGTGGAAATTACATTTATGTCAAATGAACCAAATCCGTTAACTTCGTATATAGTAGTTTCTGCTTCACAAGTCTATAATTCGAGTGGAAATAGAATCAAACAACTAAGTAAAACCCAAATCTTTAGTACCTATCCATTTTACACAGTTAGATATTTTGATTATGAAGGAAATGTAATTTCTGAACAACGTATTAAAGAATACAATCACGCAATTGAACCTGAAATCCCACAAAGACCAGGACATCTATTTATTGGGTTTACGCATTCGCCTTACAATATTACAAGTAATTTAGATATATATCCTATATATTCAATGGAATCATATCGTATTGAATATTCTCATAGTGTAAATAATGCAAAATATACATTTACAAATGAAGAAGGAATATATGAACTACCTCAAGTTAATATGCCTGGTTATACATATATGGGGTGGAAGTATAAAGATGTTATTTACAAAAAAATAGATTTAAGTAAGATTTATGAAGATATTTTCTTTGAACTCGTTATTTTTGAAAACAAAAAGATAAGCATCGTTACAGAAAATGAAGGGCTAGATAATGATATTAAGACAATCATTCATCTTGATGCAGCATCAAATATAGCTGCAGCTGATTTTATTGTCAAATATGATAAAAATAAATTAAGTGTCAAATCAATTAAAATCTTATCTGGTGTTGATGAGACAAATAGCTTAATTATGACACATAATATTTATGATCAGGGTGAAATTAAGTTCTCATTTATAAATCAAGAAGGATTAAAAGAAGCCTTAGATATGATTGAAATTATTTTCGAGGCAATCAATAAAGAAGAAGAACTAACCACTTTAATTTCGATTGAAGGAAGTGGTATTGTTGATAAAGATTTCTATCCGATTAATTTAATTTATATGAATGAAGAAATCAAAGTTTTTAAGTTCTACACTGTAAAATATTTTGATTATTTAGGAAACTTAATTTCGACTCAAATGATACGTAAATCAAATGATTCAATTGAACCAGAGATAGATACTAGAATGGGATATAACTTTATAGGTTTTAGTGAAGAAACTACCAATATAAATAAAAATTTAGAAATATATCCTATTTATAGTGCGATTGAATATAAGATTATATATTCAGAAACACCAAAAAATGCATTAACCACATACACTATATTGACCGATGACTATGTGATTCCCGGATTAGAAAAAGAAGGACACACATTTATAGGCTGGAAATACAATGGAGAGTTTGTAGAAAAATTAAACTTAAGTGAAATTTTATCAGATATATCATTAGAGTTAGTTTTAGAAGTAAATACGTATGAAATTACTTTTGAATACGATGGCATAATTGAAACTCACCAAGTAGTTTATGGCATGCCGATTATCTATCCAAATTTAGAAAGTGAATTATATGCATACTTATGGGACATTGATTATAAGATAATGCCTGCGATGAATCTATATACTAAGGCAACGTATGTCATAAAAGAACCGGAAGTTGATTTAAAAGATCATTACAATTTGATTTATGGAGAAGAACTAATCATTAAACCTGAAATAATTGCTCCATATCAAGGTGTAGAAGTAGCTTATTATTGGATTAATCATTTAAATGAGATGATGATAAAAGATGAGATCATCATTAAAGAAGTTAATGAATCAGGTATTTATAAATTAGTACTTAATGTTCAGTATGGTGATGAAAACACTACTTATGTAAGGGAATTTGAAGTTGAAGTTAAACCAAAAATCATTTCAATTTCACTTGAACAAAATAGTTTTGTTTATAGTGGTAATGAAATTAACTTAGATTATAGAGTTTATGATAATTTTTCTAAAGAGTTAGTTATTATCAAACCATATTCAATCATTGATTCTGGAAATTATTTAGTGGAGTTTGAATTAAATGAACTCATCAAAAATAATTATGTGCTAGATAATAATTTAATTGAAGTCATAGTTCATAAAGCTGAACAATCAATTAACTTAAGTGATTTTAGTTTTGAGATAGGTTCATATGAAATTAGATTAAATGCTGATAAGGCGTTTGCATATTCATTAAATAATGTGAGTTTTGTTGCAAAAGAAATCATCGATAACTTAGTAGAATTTACTACTTATCAAGTACATCTAAAGTTCATTGAAACGAATAACTATTTAGAAAGTGAATCGATTTTAGTTACATTAACAACAACAGTTGATGGAATCAAACTAATTAATGAGATGAATCAAATTAATGACATAAAACTAAGTGATTTTGATAAACTTAAAGACTTTAATCGAAGAATTGTTGGCGTCAAAGATGGTTCATATGAAGGTGCTAAAGCAAGACTAGATGAACTAATCCATTTATATAATAATTTGGTTCTAGACATTAATAATGAATATAAAGAAACAAGACAAAATGGCTTCGCATACGCATATATTGGCTTATCAGCACTTACAATGCTTGCGGCTCCAATCATTTGGAGAAGAGGTAGAAAACAATGA